A region from the Candidatus Electrothrix scaldis genome encodes:
- a CDS encoding transposase: protein MKKHDPEAGLSRIQRKWLSFCIFGILMMNSINWASFERAGFGGYKKAALSWMFRHGKIFWDHLLIASVKLVLRQYDIKEGIAVLDELDRARCKKTKRIHKAYKQKDKKTGGYVNGQTVVLLLLVTDSITFPVGFKFYMPDPVQTAWKKEDKKLRKKGVPKEKRPVSPDPDPEYPTKQSLALELLKEFKQNHPEISVQCLLADALYGTGDFMDKGCSILGTSQVISQLHSNQIIYYRGRKKNLSDFFNVTCKGTIRKVRVRGGEEITMTVASARLHVKAHGKKRFVIAVKYENEKDYRYLVATDMSWRTEDIIRAYTLRWLVEVFFEDWKLYEGWGQEARQFDEKGSSRSLILSLLFDHCLLLHPEQVARIDNKLPAFTVGSLRRRTQMEGLLEFIQFLLQQDNAGKQLEKLGKKVKEFFQLVPSSKHMSGRDLGRLEATPSLSYRACHC, encoded by the coding sequence TTGAAAAAACATGACCCTGAAGCCGGACTTTCCCGTATTCAGAGAAAATGGCTATCATTTTGTATCTTCGGCATATTGATGATGAACTCTATAAACTGGGCGAGCTTTGAACGTGCCGGTTTTGGCGGATATAAAAAAGCCGCTCTTTCGTGGATGTTTCGTCACGGCAAAATATTCTGGGATCATCTGCTGATCGCAAGTGTCAAGCTTGTTTTGCGACAATACGATATAAAAGAAGGCATTGCTGTGTTGGATGAGCTGGACCGGGCCCGTTGTAAAAAAACAAAAAGGATCCATAAGGCATACAAACAGAAAGATAAGAAAACAGGTGGTTACGTTAATGGCCAAACTGTTGTTCTCTTACTTCTGGTGACGGACAGCATTACTTTTCCGGTTGGTTTCAAATTCTATATGCCCGATCCTGTTCAAACTGCCTGGAAGAAAGAGGATAAAAAACTTCGCAAGAAAGGGGTTCCAAAGGAGAAAAGACCAGTGAGCCCCGATCCTGATCCGGAATATCCGACAAAACAGAGTCTGGCACTGGAGCTGCTTAAAGAATTCAAACAAAATCACCCGGAAATCTCTGTACAATGCCTGCTGGCCGATGCCTTGTACGGAACCGGTGATTTCATGGATAAGGGGTGCAGCATACTCGGTACAAGCCAGGTTATAAGTCAGCTTCATTCCAACCAAATTATATATTACCGAGGGCGAAAGAAGAATCTGTCTGATTTTTTTAATGTAACCTGCAAAGGGACAATACGTAAAGTGCGTGTCCGGGGCGGTGAAGAAATCACAATGACTGTGGCCAGTGCTCGCCTCCATGTTAAAGCGCATGGTAAAAAACGCTTTGTTATTGCTGTTAAATATGAAAATGAAAAAGACTACCGTTATCTTGTTGCCACTGATATGAGCTGGCGAACAGAGGATATTATTCGCGCCTATACCTTGAGATGGCTTGTGGAGGTTTTCTTTGAGGACTGGAAGCTTTACGAGGGTTGGGGGCAGGAGGCCCGACAGTTTGACGAGAAGGGATCAAGCCGAAGCCTGATTCTGAGTCTACTGTTCGACCACTGCCTCCTTCTTCATCCAGAGCAAGTAGCCCGCATAGATAACAAACTGCCTGCGTTTACCGTAGGCAGCCTACGACGAAGAACTCAAATGGAAGGATTGCTTGAATTTATCCAGTTTCTGCTTCAGCAGGACAATGCCGGAAAACAGCTTGAAAAGTTAGGCAAAAAAGTCAAAGAGTTTTTTCAGCTTGTTCCTTCTAGCAAACATATGAGTGGGCGGGATCTCGGAAGACTGGAGGCAACGCCTTCATTATCCTACAGAGCTTGCCATTGTTAG
- a CDS encoding transglutaminase family protein translates to MKRYLESSEYIDWHTSSVREKAEELAAGLDSQEAIALNCFEFVRDQIKHSSDFQLNPVTCKASDVLLHGTGFCYAKSHLLAALLRANNIPAGLCYQRLTVKNGVAPFCLHGLNALFLEEHGWYRLDARGNKEGVSAAFTRLGSNLPFPSRQRERRTCRKYGMSPYTRLSSF, encoded by the coding sequence ATGAAACGATATCTTGAATCCTCTGAGTATATTGATTGGCACACTTCATCTGTCAGAGAGAAGGCCGAAGAGCTGGCCGCAGGGTTAGATTCTCAAGAGGCTATTGCCCTGAACTGCTTTGAGTTTGTCCGGGACCAGATAAAGCATAGCTCAGACTTTCAGCTGAATCCTGTGACCTGCAAGGCCTCTGATGTTCTGTTGCATGGAACCGGATTTTGCTATGCCAAGAGTCATCTGCTCGCGGCCTTATTGCGGGCAAATAATATCCCGGCAGGCCTGTGCTATCAGCGTCTGACAGTCAAAAACGGTGTTGCACCCTTTTGCCTGCATGGTCTGAATGCTCTGTTCCTTGAAGAGCATGGTTGGTATCGTCTTGATGCTCGCGGAAATAAGGAGGGCGTATCCGCAGCATTCACCCGCCTCGGGAGCAACTTGCCTTTCCCATCCAGACAGAGGGAGAGGCGGACCTGCCGGAAATATGGCATGAGCCCTTACACTCGACTATCAAGTTTTTAA
- a CDS encoding ZIP family metal transporter, producing MIEFIQQYSPVTQALLATLFTWAMTALGATLVFFTKKVNHKLMDSLLGSAAGVMIAASFWSLLAPGIDMAEQMGQISWLTATIGFLGGGVFMRVIDKFLPHLHPGLSMDKREGVKTSWQRSTLLVLAITFHNFPEGLAVGVAFGAVAADLPSATIGGALALALGIGIQNIPEGTAVAMPLRREGMSRGKSFMLGQASGMVEPIAGVIGAYFVLKMQHILPYALCFAAGSMIFVVVEELIPESQRVNENIDLVTMMTMLGFTVMMILDVALG from the coding sequence ATGATTGAATTTATTCAGCAGTATAGCCCTGTAACCCAGGCCTTGCTTGCAACGCTTTTCACCTGGGCAATGACGGCCCTCGGTGCAACCCTTGTTTTTTTCACCAAGAAAGTGAATCACAAATTAATGGATTCTCTGCTTGGTTCTGCCGCCGGAGTTATGATTGCTGCGAGTTTTTGGTCTCTGCTTGCACCTGGAATTGATATGGCCGAGCAGATGGGGCAGATTTCCTGGTTAACAGCGACCATCGGTTTTTTGGGTGGCGGCGTTTTCATGCGCGTGATTGATAAGTTTCTTCCCCATCTCCATCCAGGTCTCAGCATGGATAAAAGGGAAGGGGTCAAAACGTCATGGCAACGGAGTACCCTCTTGGTGCTTGCCATAACCTTTCATAATTTTCCTGAAGGCCTTGCTGTTGGTGTTGCCTTTGGTGCTGTTGCAGCGGATCTTCCTTCTGCGACCATTGGTGGGGCGTTGGCACTGGCCCTTGGTATCGGGATTCAAAATATTCCAGAAGGAACAGCCGTGGCAATGCCTTTGCGGCGTGAGGGGATGAGTCGGGGCAAAAGTTTTATGCTGGGGCAGGCATCTGGAATGGTGGAGCCTATTGCCGGAGTTATCGGGGCCTATTTTGTTCTCAAAATGCAACATATCCTGCCCTATGCCCTCTGTTTTGCCGCAGGATCAATGATCTTTGTTGTTGTCGAAGAACTCATTCCTGAGTCGCAGCGAGTTAATGAGAATATCGACTTAGTTACTATGATGACAATGCTTGGTTTTACGGTCATGATGATTCTTGATGTGGCTCTGGGCTAA
- a CDS encoding zinc ribbon domain-containing protein YjdM translates to MSQLPPCPKCNSQYTYEDGAMLVCPECGHEWVLNAAERGEENEAAVKDANGTPLSDGDAVVVIKDLKVKGSSSVVKVGTKVKNIRLVDGDHDIDCKIPGIGAMKLKSEFVKKA, encoded by the coding sequence ATGAGTCAACTCCCCCCTTGTCCCAAATGCAACTCCCAATATACCTATGAAGACGGAGCAATGCTGGTCTGCCCGGAATGCGGCCACGAATGGGTGCTCAACGCCGCAGAAAGGGGAGAAGAAAACGAAGCCGCAGTAAAGGATGCCAATGGCACCCCTCTGAGCGATGGTGATGCAGTCGTGGTGATAAAAGACCTCAAAGTGAAAGGCTCCTCCTCTGTCGTAAAGGTTGGAACCAAGGTGAAGAATATCCGCCTGGTCGACGGTGACCATGATATTGATTGTAAGATTCCGGGAATAGGCGCGATGAAGCTCAAATCAGAGTTTGTGAAAAAAGCGTAA
- the mraY gene encoding phospho-N-acetylmuramoyl-pentapeptide-transferase, which produces MLYHLLYPLHVYFSAFNVFRYLTFRSIGAAVTAFLILFLSGPLFIRWLKSKQIGQVVRDDGPESHFSKKGVPTMGGLLILVAIAGSTLLWADLSNSLVWTCLLLTLFYGLIGSVDDWKKITKSNTDGLSPRGKLILQVTGACIVGLFLHLHPGYDGNLSLPFFKWVQPDLGWWYIPFAVAVIVGSSNAVNLTDGLDGLATGTVMITAAVYFIFAYAAGNVLISDYLQLPYVLGAGEVAVFCGTIVGACLGFLWFNSYPAQIFMGDVGSLALGGALGAVAIIIKQEFLLAIAGGIFVMEVLSVIMQVGYFKMTGGKRIFLMAPFHHHFEKKGWAEPRVVIRFWIISIILGLMALATLKLR; this is translated from the coding sequence ATGTTGTACCATTTGCTGTACCCCCTGCACGTTTATTTCAGTGCCTTTAATGTCTTCCGTTATCTGACTTTTCGTTCCATTGGTGCGGCAGTCACGGCCTTTCTTATCCTCTTTCTTTCCGGGCCGCTGTTTATCCGTTGGTTAAAAAGCAAACAGATTGGGCAGGTGGTACGCGATGACGGGCCGGAAAGCCATTTCAGCAAGAAGGGCGTACCCACGATGGGCGGGCTCCTAATTTTGGTTGCCATTGCAGGTTCAACCCTCCTCTGGGCAGACCTGAGCAATAGCCTGGTCTGGACCTGTTTGCTCCTTACTCTGTTTTATGGTTTGATAGGCTCGGTTGATGATTGGAAAAAGATAACTAAGAGTAATACCGATGGCCTCTCTCCCCGTGGTAAGTTGATTCTTCAGGTGACTGGTGCCTGTATTGTTGGGCTTTTCCTTCATCTGCATCCCGGCTATGACGGGAACCTGAGTCTACCTTTCTTTAAATGGGTGCAGCCGGACCTTGGCTGGTGGTATATCCCCTTTGCCGTGGCCGTGATTGTTGGCTCCTCCAATGCGGTGAATCTGACTGACGGACTGGATGGTTTGGCCACCGGCACGGTGATGATCACTGCGGCGGTTTATTTTATCTTTGCTTATGCAGCGGGTAATGTGTTGATCTCGGATTACCTTCAGCTTCCTTATGTGCTGGGTGCCGGTGAGGTGGCCGTGTTCTGCGGCACCATTGTCGGGGCCTGTCTTGGTTTTCTCTGGTTCAACTCCTATCCGGCGCAGATCTTCATGGGTGATGTGGGCTCGCTGGCCCTGGGCGGGGCCTTAGGCGCGGTGGCGATCATCATTAAGCAGGAGTTTCTCCTCGCTATTGCTGGCGGTATCTTTGTGATGGAGGTGCTGTCGGTGATTATGCAGGTGGGGTATTTCAAGATGACCGGCGGCAAGCGCATCTTTCTCATGGCACCGTTTCATCATCATTTTGAGAAGAAGGGGTGGGCAGAGCCTCGGGTGGTGATTCGGTTCTGGATTATTTCTATCATTCTTGGGTTGATGGCCTTGGCGACATTGAAGTTGCGATGA
- a CDS encoding UDP-N-acetylmuramoyl-L-alanyl-D-glutamate--2,6-diaminopimelate ligase, which yields MNRPVTKGLDALLSCLPANLAAEVLYNGASGMCTGVTCDSREAGPGSLFVAIKGAQADGHQFIPQAVAQGSQVLLVEDDPGPLANVTVVRVQDTSEALGWLASAFYDFPVQSLCLIGLTGTNGKTTISWMLEQMLTSAGHQVGVIGTVNYRYQDEEGRTVIEPAPLTTPGQVQLQRLLRQMVDQGVTHVIMETSSHAIAQGRLAGLFFDVAVFTNLSRDHLDYHGGMEEYYAAKKLLFTRYLKPEGRAVIVTEPSGREGENWGERLRKELLEKHAVAVTDCALHSKAAVNASELSQDINGFSCELTLLGQQMSLHSRLTGKYNVLNLLAAAGVGVALQMKAQDVLRGLQEVGQVPGRLERVQLPGLSIDEQPCVLVDYAHTPDALKNVLQTLRPLVEGRLICVFGCGGDRDQGKRPLMGAVATEFADLSIVTSDNPRSEDPAEIIRQVAEGVSSAGAVERTVQELFGDQPVLDGGFPGFVCVEDRKFAVHLACALVGPGDMVLLAGKGHEDYQVIGQERIFFDDRIEGLNGLLRWTVSHLHRALPDAEVLQQGKQRGLFGQISTDTRTIAPGDIFVALAGDNFDGHDYLGVAAEAGAAVVIVQQERGGATGRSPLLPNHVVVLKVPDTLVALGQLAAYRRRLLGQNLPLVGITGSCGKTTVKEMTAAIYHRHFKAAEGTPSSVDPVLKTEGNFNNLIGLPLSLLPVTAQHKIAIMEMGMNQFGEIERLTAIADPDIACITNVQAAHLEGLGSIAGVAQAKGELFAGMRPDTVAVVNYDDPHVRRLPKKSEKIIGFASTSAGRRYKPTVKATRIQDRGAEGMRFTLHIGDWQERINVRAPGMHNVSNCLAAAAMAHAGGVTPATIVTSLSEFQSADKRMQMMTLPGGVRVLNDCYNANPGSMSAALRTVSGFGHDCCHIALLGDMLELGAEAETAHAEIGRQAAELGYDHLAVTGSFAGQVAQGAQKAGMAEEQVHVFTDTHTMADWLYKEMIQAGVKADDWLLLKGSRGMRMEAVLQEIEHRFATGINEKEFALSESVGA from the coding sequence ATGAATAGGCCCGTTACAAAGGGTCTTGATGCCTTACTCTCCTGCCTCCCGGCCAATTTGGCTGCGGAGGTTCTTTATAATGGGGCTTCGGGAATGTGTACCGGAGTTACCTGTGACTCCAGAGAGGCCGGACCAGGAAGTTTGTTTGTGGCTATTAAAGGCGCGCAGGCAGACGGGCATCAATTTATCCCCCAGGCCGTGGCTCAAGGAAGTCAGGTTCTGCTGGTCGAGGATGATCCAGGCCCTCTAGCCAATGTCACCGTGGTCCGGGTGCAGGATACTTCGGAGGCTTTGGGGTGGCTGGCGTCTGCTTTTTATGATTTTCCCGTGCAATCCCTGTGCCTCATCGGCCTGACCGGGACTAACGGCAAGACCACGATTTCCTGGATGCTTGAGCAGATGCTCACCAGTGCAGGTCATCAAGTTGGGGTGATCGGCACGGTAAATTATCGCTATCAGGATGAGGAAGGCAGAACGGTTATTGAACCGGCTCCCCTGACCACACCGGGGCAAGTTCAGCTCCAACGTCTTCTCCGCCAGATGGTAGATCAGGGGGTAACCCATGTGATTATGGAGACCTCCTCTCATGCCATTGCACAGGGGCGTTTGGCAGGTCTTTTCTTTGATGTTGCTGTCTTCACCAACCTGAGCCGGGATCATCTGGATTATCATGGTGGCATGGAAGAGTATTACGCCGCGAAAAAACTCCTTTTCACCCGCTATCTCAAGCCAGAGGGGCGGGCCGTTATTGTCACAGAACCCAGTGGCAGGGAAGGAGAAAATTGGGGTGAGCGGTTGCGAAAAGAACTGCTTGAAAAGCATGCTGTTGCGGTGACGGATTGCGCTTTGCATTCCAAGGCAGCAGTCAATGCCAGTGAGCTGAGCCAGGATATCAATGGCTTTTCCTGTGAACTCACTTTGCTCGGTCAGCAGATGTCTTTACACTCCCGTTTGACAGGCAAGTATAATGTCCTGAATTTGTTGGCAGCAGCCGGAGTAGGTGTGGCCTTACAGATGAAGGCCCAGGATGTTCTTCGTGGCCTGCAGGAGGTTGGTCAGGTGCCGGGTCGGCTGGAGAGGGTGCAGCTTCCAGGCCTGAGCATTGACGAGCAACCCTGCGTCTTAGTTGATTATGCCCATACCCCGGATGCCCTGAAAAACGTCCTCCAGACCCTTCGGCCTTTGGTGGAGGGACGGTTGATCTGTGTCTTTGGTTGCGGGGGGGATCGGGATCAGGGAAAACGTCCTTTGATGGGCGCTGTTGCCACAGAATTTGCCGACCTTTCCATTGTGACCTCCGATAATCCTCGCTCAGAAGACCCGGCAGAGATTATCCGGCAGGTTGCGGAGGGCGTCAGTTCTGCCGGTGCTGTTGAGCGGACAGTGCAGGAGCTTTTCGGTGATCAACCAGTTTTGGACGGTGGTTTTCCCGGGTTTGTCTGTGTAGAAGATAGAAAGTTTGCTGTGCATCTCGCCTGTGCCTTGGTTGGGCCGGGTGATATGGTTCTGCTGGCCGGTAAAGGGCATGAGGACTATCAGGTGATTGGTCAGGAACGGATCTTTTTTGATGACCGGATAGAGGGGCTCAATGGTCTCCTGCGCTGGACTGTCTCTCATCTCCACAGGGCTTTACCGGATGCAGAGGTTCTTCAGCAGGGCAAACAGCGTGGTCTTTTCGGGCAAATATCCACAGATACCAGAACTATTGCCCCTGGAGATATCTTTGTCGCCTTGGCTGGGGATAATTTTGATGGCCATGATTATCTGGGTGTTGCGGCTGAGGCCGGAGCTGCGGTGGTCATTGTGCAGCAGGAGCGGGGAGGGGCGACCGGCCGGTCGCCCCTACTACCCAATCACGTTGTTGTCCTCAAGGTTCCTGATACTTTGGTGGCCCTGGGGCAACTGGCAGCCTATCGGCGCAGGTTGCTGGGGCAAAATCTTCCTCTTGTCGGAATTACCGGGAGCTGCGGCAAGACCACTGTCAAGGAAATGACCGCAGCGATTTATCACCGCCATTTTAAGGCAGCTGAGGGCACGCCAAGTAGCGTGGACCCTGTGCTCAAGACCGAGGGCAATTTTAATAACCTGATTGGTCTGCCCCTGTCCCTGCTGCCAGTGACCGCCCAGCATAAGATTGCGATCATGGAAATGGGCATGAACCAGTTCGGTGAGATCGAACGACTCACGGCTATTGCTGATCCGGATATCGCCTGTATCACCAATGTGCAGGCAGCTCATCTTGAGGGACTGGGCAGTATTGCAGGGGTTGCCCAAGCCAAGGGTGAGCTTTTTGCCGGTATGCGGCCCGATACGGTGGCGGTGGTTAATTACGATGATCCCCATGTGCGCAGGCTCCCCAAAAAATCGGAGAAAATTATCGGCTTTGCCTCTACTTCTGCCGGGCGTCGCTATAAGCCCACTGTGAAGGCCACCCGGATTCAGGATCGCGGAGCAGAAGGCATGCGCTTTACCCTTCATATCGGAGATTGGCAGGAGCGGATCAATGTGCGGGCTCCGGGTATGCATAATGTGAGTAATTGTCTGGCTGCTGCGGCAATGGCTCATGCAGGCGGCGTTACCCCGGCAACCATCGTCACCTCTTTGAGTGAATTTCAGAGTGCGGATAAACGGATGCAGATGATGACCCTGCCCGGTGGGGTGAGGGTGCTCAATGATTGCTATAACGCCAATCCCGGCTCTATGTCTGCGGCTCTGCGTACGGTGAGTGGTTTTGGTCATGATTGCTGTCACATCGCTCTATTGGGGGATATGCTGGAGCTGGGTGCTGAGGCCGAGACCGCCCATGCCGAGATCGGACGCCAGGCCGCAGAACTGGGCTATGATCATTTAGCGGTTACTGGTAGTTTTGCTGGCCAGGTGGCCCAAGGCGCCCAGAAAGCAGGAATGGCAGAAGAGCAGGTACATGTCTTTACTGATACCCATACTATGGCGGATTGGCTCTATAAAGAGATGATTCAGGCCGGAGTGAAGGCCGATGATTGGCTCTTGCTCAAGGGATCTCGTGGTATGCGGATGGAGGCGGTGTTGCAGGAGATAGAACATCGCTTTGCCACCGGCATCAATGAGAAGGAATTTGCATTAAGTGAGTCGGTGGGGGCTTGA
- the rsmH gene encoding 16S rRNA (cytosine(1402)-N(4))-methyltransferase RsmH codes for MTTQSVFAQQDARDLHIPVLFQEVMDWLQPCSPGCYVDGTLGLGGHTELILEQSAPEGRVLGFEWDAQAAEFAAKRLSGFGERFQLIHASYADMAEEIQHQGQNGVDGLVDGILVDLGVSSLQLDCPERGFSFREEAPLDMRMDTRREMTAEQLVNRLSQDELADIFFHYGEERQARRVARFLVEAREKEKVMTTRQLADLVALSIPKKYHPKKIHVATKVFQALRIAVNRELENLTRLLTDGPKLLKPGARFCIITFHSLEDRIVKQAFAKTPYYRVLTNKPVLPTAEEVRSNARARSAKLRVAERL; via the coding sequence GTGACCACACAGTCTGTTTTTGCTCAGCAAGATGCGAGGGATCTGCATATCCCGGTGCTCTTTCAGGAGGTCATGGATTGGCTTCAGCCCTGTTCACCCGGGTGCTACGTGGATGGGACCTTGGGGCTGGGTGGGCATACCGAGCTGATTCTGGAGCAGTCCGCACCGGAAGGAAGGGTGCTGGGGTTTGAGTGGGACGCCCAGGCTGCCGAATTTGCGGCAAAGCGTTTGTCTGGGTTTGGAGAGCGGTTTCAGCTCATTCACGCCTCCTATGCAGACATGGCTGAAGAAATACAGCATCAGGGGCAGAACGGAGTTGATGGCTTAGTTGACGGTATTCTGGTTGATCTTGGTGTTTCTTCTCTCCAACTGGATTGCCCGGAACGAGGGTTCAGCTTTCGGGAAGAGGCACCTCTGGATATGCGGATGGACACCAGGCGGGAAATGACAGCGGAGCAACTGGTGAACCGGCTTTCCCAGGATGAGCTTGCAGATATCTTTTTCCATTATGGAGAAGAACGGCAGGCCCGGCGGGTGGCCCGTTTTCTTGTCGAGGCTCGGGAGAAGGAAAAGGTCATGACGACTCGGCAGCTGGCAGACCTTGTCGCCTTGTCAATACCGAAAAAATACCATCCCAAGAAGATTCATGTTGCCACCAAGGTGTTTCAGGCCTTGCGTATTGCTGTCAACCGGGAGCTGGAGAACCTGACCCGTTTATTGACAGATGGGCCAAAGCTCCTCAAGCCGGGAGCACGGTTTTGTATTATAACGTTTCACTCACTGGAGGACCGTATTGTCAAACAGGCCTTTGCCAAAACACCCTATTACAGAGTGTTGACCAATAAGCCTGTCCTGCCGACAGCGGAAGAGGTGAGGAGCAATGCACGGGCTCGCAGTGCAAAATTGCGGGTGGCTGAGAGATTATAA
- the mraZ gene encoding division/cell wall cluster transcriptional repressor MraZ: MTKEKIAGLRFRSRSEHVLDVKGRLNIPTRFREVLSEVYSNTLIVTNWQKSLKAYPVAEWEALEEKLLTQGRSQPGMSAFIRYVISGVVECSLDKQGRILLPASLRNEFGISKDVVLNGMLDHFEIWDKGAWQNEVRRTREDFTSFREGLSSLGIL, translated from the coding sequence ATGACAAAGGAAAAAATTGCTGGATTGCGTTTTCGCAGCCGTTCCGAGCATGTTTTGGATGTAAAAGGGCGCCTGAATATCCCTACTCGCTTTCGGGAGGTATTGTCCGAGGTCTATAGCAATACCTTGATTGTTACCAATTGGCAGAAAAGCCTGAAGGCCTATCCTGTTGCTGAGTGGGAGGCCCTGGAAGAGAAACTCTTAACCCAGGGGCGAAGCCAGCCAGGCATGAGTGCCTTTATTCGTTATGTTATTTCCGGTGTTGTTGAATGTTCTTTGGACAAACAGGGCAGAATTCTCCTGCCCGCGTCTCTGCGGAATGAGTTCGGTATCAGCAAGGACGTGGTGTTGAACGGTATGTTAGATCATTTTGAGATCTGGGATAAAGGGGCCTGGCAGAATGAGGTTCGCCGTACCAGGGAAGATTTTACCAGTTTTCGTGAAGGCCTGTCTTCACTGGGTATTTTGTAG
- the panB gene encoding 3-methyl-2-oxobutanoate hydroxymethyltransferase translates to MKKITVKDFREMKGSDHAISMLTAYDASMARLLDQAGVDSLLVGDSLGMVVLGYDSTVPVTMEEMLHHAAAVRRGTERALVIADMPFGSYQVSVEQAIANGTRFLKEAGCDCVKLEGGEEVCDAVRGMVRAGVPVMGHLGLTPQTAGQLGGFKVQGKDMETARQLLADAKALEAAGAFSIVLEAVPAPLAKIITQEVTVPIIGIGAGPDCDGQVLVVNDMLSLFEKFTPRFVKQYCNLAPDIKQGVQAYIRELQEGVFPAEEHSFAAQEDFSGLLK, encoded by the coding sequence ATGAAGAAGATAACAGTGAAAGATTTTCGGGAAATGAAGGGCAGTGATCATGCCATATCCATGCTTACCGCCTATGATGCCTCTATGGCCCGGCTTTTGGATCAAGCTGGAGTGGATTCTTTGCTCGTGGGAGATTCTCTGGGTATGGTGGTGCTGGGTTACGACTCCACGGTTCCGGTGACAATGGAGGAGATGCTCCATCATGCTGCGGCAGTCAGGCGGGGGACAGAACGGGCCTTGGTCATCGCTGATATGCCCTTTGGTTCTTATCAGGTTTCTGTGGAGCAGGCCATAGCCAACGGAACCCGTTTCCTTAAAGAGGCAGGCTGCGATTGCGTGAAACTGGAAGGCGGCGAAGAAGTTTGCGATGCTGTGCGAGGTATGGTGCGGGCAGGTGTACCGGTTATGGGGCATCTCGGCTTAACACCCCAGACAGCCGGTCAGCTAGGTGGCTTTAAAGTGCAGGGAAAGGATATGGAGACAGCCCGTCAGCTCCTTGCTGATGCCAAGGCCTTGGAAGCTGCCGGGGCTTTTTCTATCGTCCTGGAGGCTGTCCCGGCTCCCTTGGCAAAAATTATTACCCAGGAAGTTACAGTGCCCATCATCGGTATTGGTGCGGGCCCTGATTGTGACGGTCAAGTGCTGGTTGTTAATGATATGTTAAGTCTTTTTGAGAAATTCACCCCTAGGTTTGTTAAGCAGTATTGCAATCTTGCCCCGGATATTAAACAGGGCGTGCAGGCCTATATTAGGGAGCTTCAGGAGGGAGTCTTCCCGGCGGAAGAGCATAGTTTCGCTGCCCAAGAAGATTTTTCCGGGTTACTGAAGTGA
- a CDS encoding ISKra4 family transposase produces MGLSTDTKQFDVQDIEAWLASELPFETAEEAYKRCTGNIAGKHHIHEVTQAVTENLDVLDVCPSRDELLMRLESFAADKFRRPVLMLALDGAHVPLRPEPSPRSGKRGKGNWKESKGFRFYFVDSERIIHLISWHQVQSDKELANALQAIKDADFFPEERVRLCVIGDGAPWIWNRIKELYPDAKEILDYYHCAEHLHELAHAQYGKGSVKAREWVEATLVRLFHNQVKAVMNGLKRMKAKTDDAAEKITSLRNYLFEHRKRVNYGAARRGGYRIGSGAIESANKFIGHVRLKRSGAWWYRSFANNILKLRCAKYNGTYDRIIEKYKERKRAEIYPPLTSF; encoded by the coding sequence GTGGGCCTGTCAACCGATACCAAGCAGTTTGATGTACAGGATATAGAAGCCTGGTTGGCCAGTGAGCTGCCTTTTGAAACCGCCGAAGAAGCTTATAAACGTTGTACCGGCAACATAGCTGGAAAACATCACATACATGAAGTTACTCAGGCTGTTACCGAAAACCTTGATGTGTTGGATGTATGTCCGAGTCGGGATGAACTGCTGATGCGGCTTGAAAGTTTTGCTGCTGACAAATTCAGGCGACCGGTTCTCATGCTTGCGCTGGACGGTGCGCATGTTCCCCTCCGGCCCGAGCCTTCTCCACGCTCTGGAAAACGTGGTAAAGGAAACTGGAAAGAATCAAAGGGGTTCAGGTTTTATTTTGTTGATTCTGAAAGGATCATTCATTTAATCAGCTGGCACCAAGTGCAGTCTGATAAGGAACTGGCTAACGCACTTCAGGCAATAAAAGATGCTGATTTCTTTCCTGAAGAACGAGTTCGACTCTGTGTTATCGGTGACGGTGCGCCCTGGATCTGGAACAGAATAAAGGAACTCTATCCTGATGCGAAAGAGATCCTGGATTATTATCACTGTGCTGAACACTTACATGAGCTTGCCCATGCTCAATACGGTAAAGGCAGTGTAAAAGCGCGGGAATGGGTTGAAGCGACCCTGGTCCGACTTTTTCATAATCAGGTGAAAGCCGTCATGAACGGACTGAAGCGGATGAAGGCCAAAACCGATGATGCCGCCGAAAAAATCACTTCTTTACGTAACTATCTTTTCGAACATCGAAAAAGGGTCAATTACGGGGCCGCCCGTCGAGGTGGATATCGTATCGGCAGTGGGGCCATTGAAAGTGCCAATAAATTTATCGGTCATGTTCGCTTGAAACGATCAGGGGCCTGGTGGTATCGCAGCTTCGCCAATAATATCTTAAAACTCAGATGTGCTAAATATAACGGCACATATGATCGTATTATTGAAAAATATAAAGAAAGAAAACGGGCTGAAATTTATCCGCCTTTAACATCGTTTTGA